Proteins found in one Salinimonas lutimaris genomic segment:
- the trmL gene encoding tRNA (uridine(34)/cytosine(34)/5-carboxymethylaminomethyluridine(34)-2'-O)-methyltransferase TrmL translates to MIDIVLYQPEIPPNTGNIIRLCANSGFALHLIEPLGFDWDDKKVRRAGLDYHEFAHVQRHPDLHAYLDTAKPSRILACTTKGKSFHSDIQYQKGDALIFGPETRGLPDDLIQSLPPEHRVRIPMLPDSRSMNLSNAVSVFVYESWRQFGYEGAR, encoded by the coding sequence ATGATTGATATTGTGTTGTACCAGCCGGAAATTCCCCCTAATACCGGCAATATCATCCGTCTTTGCGCCAACAGTGGCTTTGCCCTTCATCTGATTGAGCCGCTGGGCTTTGACTGGGACGATAAAAAAGTCCGGCGGGCCGGGCTGGATTACCATGAGTTTGCTCATGTGCAGCGTCACCCTGATCTGCACGCGTATCTGGATACAGCAAAACCTTCGCGCATTCTGGCCTGCACCACCAAAGGCAAGTCATTTCATAGCGACATCCAGTATCAAAAAGGCGATGCCCTGATATTCGGACCGGAAACCCGCGGCTTGCCGGATGATTTGATTCAGTCGCTGCCTCCTGAGCACCGTGTGCGAATTCCGATGTTACCCGACAGCCGCAGCATGAATTTGTCTAACGCGGTGTCAGTGTTTGTGTATGAAAGCTGGCGGCAATTCGGGTACGAGGGAGCCCGTTAG
- a CDS encoding alpha/beta fold hydrolase, giving the protein MTITLFNEAELADALPRTIEPFWKTQVRTGVFKGCKDVPVSYAWCVPDNPKGSVLISSGRIESLLKYKEVIYDCFRHQLAVFILDHRGQGLSGRMTDNPHHGYVESFSDYVADLMTFYHDIVKPHHKGPLSLLCHSMGSAIGALAALDNPALFSKVVFCSPMFGIRPSLPDPLANLLLWMGKRKAAKAGMVADYFFGQGDYKPVTFGVNKLTHSEVRYQIFRQLYEASPAIQLGGVTTHWLEAARIAMAEIEQRAAQLTMPVRLYSAGDDKVVDNRAQRRVAGQIRQCKMMTIDGASHELLIEKDAYRQPVMLDILTFLLAD; this is encoded by the coding sequence ATGACCATAACCCTGTTTAATGAAGCTGAGTTAGCCGATGCGCTCCCCCGTACTATCGAACCATTCTGGAAAACTCAGGTCAGGACCGGAGTGTTCAAAGGATGTAAAGATGTACCGGTCAGCTATGCCTGGTGCGTACCTGATAATCCTAAAGGCAGTGTGCTGATAAGCTCCGGACGTATCGAGTCATTACTCAAGTATAAAGAGGTGATCTACGACTGTTTCCGGCATCAGCTGGCGGTATTTATTCTGGATCACCGGGGGCAGGGGCTGTCCGGACGCATGACCGACAATCCGCACCACGGCTATGTTGAATCCTTCAGCGATTATGTTGCCGATCTGATGACGTTTTACCATGACATCGTCAAACCACATCACAAAGGGCCTTTATCGCTGTTGTGTCACAGTATGGGTAGTGCAATTGGGGCTCTGGCGGCACTGGACAATCCGGCGCTGTTCAGCAAGGTTGTGTTCTGCTCGCCGATGTTTGGCATTCGTCCGTCACTGCCTGATCCGCTGGCCAATCTGCTGTTGTGGATGGGTAAGCGTAAAGCCGCTAAAGCGGGCATGGTGGCGGATTACTTTTTTGGCCAGGGCGACTACAAACCGGTTACATTCGGGGTGAATAAGCTGACGCACAGTGAAGTACGTTACCAGATTTTTCGTCAGCTGTATGAAGCCTCTCCGGCCATTCAGCTGGGCGGTGTCACCACGCACTGGCTGGAAGCCGCTCGCATTGCTATGGCTGAAATTGAACAGCGGGCAGCGCAGCTGACCATGCCGGTTCGTCTGTACAGCGCCGGCGATGACAAGGTGGTGGACAACCGCGCCCAGCGGCGGGTGGCCGGGCAAATCCGGCAGTGCAAAATGATGACCATCGACGGTGCCAGCCATGAACTGCTGATTGAAAAAGACGCCTACCGGCAGCCGGTTATGCTGGATATTCTGACATTTTTGCTGGCCGATTAG